The proteins below are encoded in one region of Pelecanus crispus isolate bPelCri1 chromosome 4, bPelCri1.pri, whole genome shotgun sequence:
- the LOC104024090 gene encoding alcohol dehydrogenase 1, whose protein sequence is MATSGKVIRCRAAVAWAVGKPLSVEEVEVAPPKAGEVRIKIVATGICRTDDHVLEGKFPNVHFPVIPGHEGAGIVESVGVGVTSVKPGDKVIPLCIPQCGECSFCLNPESNYCLKCHISESQNLLPDKTSRFTCKGKQIHHFLWASTFAEYTVIPEYAVAKIDAAAPLDKVCLLGCGFTTGYGAAINSAKVKPGSTCAVFGVGGVGLSVVMGCKAAGAARIIAVDINKDKFAKAKELGATDCISPRDFKKPIQEVLTEMTGHGVDYSFEVIGHADTTAAALASCNMNTGVCVIVGVLASGSVISIDPVLLLSGRTLKGTLLGGWKMRDSIPKLVSSYLEKKFNSDLLITHTLPIAKVNEGFELLHAGKSIRSVLLF, encoded by the exons GTTATcagatgcagagctgctgttgcCTGGGCCGTGGGCAAGCCACTCTCTGTTGAGGAGGTAGAGGTTGCACCTCCAAAGGCAGGTGAAGTCCGTATCAAG ATTGTGGCCACAGGCATCTGCCGCACAGATGACCATGTTTTGGAAGGTAAATTTCCTAATGTGCATTTCCCAGTCATCCCAGGCCACGAAGGAGCTGGGATCGTGGAAAGCGTTGGAGTAGGAGTGACCTCTGTGAAACCAG GAGACAAAGTCATCCCCCTTTGCATTCCACAGTGCGGGGAATGCAGCTTCTGCCTGAATCCCGAATCCAACTACTGCCTGAAGTGCCA CATCTCTGAATCACAAAACCTGCTGCCTGACAAGACCAGCCGGTTCACTTGCAAAGGGAAGCAGATCCACCACTTCCTGTGGGCCAGCACCTTTGCAGAATACACCGTGATCCCGGAGTACGCCGTTGCCAAGATAGATGCTGCTGCACCTCTGGACAAAGTCTGCTTGCTTGGCTGTGGGTTTACCACAGGCTACGGGGCTGCCATCAACTCCGCCAAG GTAAAACCAGGCTCCACCTGCGCCGTCTTCGGCGTCGGAGGAGTCGGCCTCTCTGTTGTCATGGGCTGCAAGGCGGCTGGAGCTGCCCGCATCATTGCCGTTGATATCAACAAGGACAAGTTTGCCAAGGCCAAGGAGCTGGGAGCCACCGACTGCATCAGTCCTCGGGACTTCAAGAAGCCCATCCAGGAGGTGCTCACTGAGATGACCGGCCACGGTGTGGACTACTCCTTTGAGGTCATCGGGCACGCGGATACCACG gctgctgccctggcttCCTGCAACATGAACACCGGCGTCTGCGTGATAGTTGGGGTACTAGCTTCTGGTTCAGTGATTTCCATCGATCCTGTGCTTCTGCTGTCTGGGCGTACATTGAAGGGGACACTGCTTGGAG GTTGGAAGATGAGAGATTCTATCCCAAAATTAGTTTCCAGCTATCTGGAGAAGAAATTCAACTCAGACTTGCTGATCACGCACACGCTGCCGATCGCGAAAGTGAACGAGGGATTTGAGTTGTTACACGCAGGAAAAAG tattCGCAGCGTCCTGCTCTTTTGA